A single region of the Ictalurus punctatus breed USDA103 chromosome 26, Coco_2.0, whole genome shotgun sequence genome encodes:
- the cpb2 gene encoding carboxypeptidase B2 produces the protein MRPLVLFTILICFHCILRKSFCTSEQDKVLSITAATSEQVSLLQNISSHNETVLWQPASPSHITTNTPVHLYIQSSSVTRVTEQLNAHGFSFSVMLDNMQQLIQEQTRNDTTDPKSGGMNNERYHSLEDIYYLVNKTSQEHPDMTKLILIGSSFEKNPLYVLKLSGRRGPVDKAMWMDCGIHAREWISPAFCIWFIKYAITFYKEIPDITTLLDKMDIYILPVMNPDGYKYTWTTNRMWRKNRSVRQGSSCVGVDLNRNFDANWCTVGASSNPCSDIYCGQYPESEPEVQAVTKFLRSHKDSVKLYFSIHSYSQLLLFPYSYTLEQVPNYTELFELVQEASFKIRRHYKNIYRYGSGAKTIYLAPGGSDDWVYDQGITYSFTFELQDRGRYGFLLPPNLINNACNEAFAGVKTIAMRVLEKLQ, from the exons ATGAGACCTCTGGTTTTATTCAccattttaatatgttttcaCTGCATTCTGAGAAAAAGTTTTTGCACATCAGAACA AGACAAAGTTCTGTCCATCACAGCTGCAACATCAGAGCAAGTGAGCCTACTGCAGAACATCTCCAGCCATAATGAG ACGGTGCTGTGGCAGCCGGCGTCTCCCAGTCACATCACAACGAACACACCTGTCCATCTCTACATCCAATCTAGCAGCGTAACGCGAGTCACTGAGCAGCTAAACGCACATGGATTCTCCTTCAG CGTTATGCTGGATAACATGCAGCAGCTGATCCAGGAACAGACCCGAAACGACACCACAGATCCCAAGAGCGGTGGCATGAACAATGAAAGATATCACTCTTTAGAGGAC ATTTATTATTTGGTCAATAAAACAAGCCAAGAGCATCCCGACATGACCAAACTCATTCTGATTGGCTCGTCATTCGAGAAAAATCCACTGTATGTCTTGAAG CTGTCAGGAAGACGAGGCCCAGTGGATAAAGCCATGTGGATGGATTGTGGGATTCATGCCAGAGAGTGGATCTCACCTGCTTTTTGCATTTGGTTCatcaaatat GCTATTACGTTTTACAAGGAAATCCCTGACATCACCACATTGCTGGACAAGATGGACATTTACATCTTACCCGTCATGAATCCAGATGGTTACAAGTACACATGGACAACG AACCGCATGTGGAGGAAGAACCGGTCGGTGAGGCAGGGCAGTTCATGTGTCGGCGTCGACCTGAACAGGAACTTCGATGCCAACTGGTGCA CGGTGGGAGCGTCCAGCAATCCCTGTTCTGATATTTACTGTGGGCAGTATCCGGAGTCCGAGCCGGAGGTGCAAGCTGTGACCAAGTTCCTGCGCTCCCACAAGGACTCTGTCAAACTTTACTTCTCCATCCATTCCTACTCACAGCTGCTGCTCTTTCCGTACTCCTACACCCTTGAGCAGGTCCCAAACTACACTGAGCTG TTTGAGCTTGTCCAGGAAGCATCCTTTAAAATACGTCGGCATTACAAAAACATATATCGCTATGGTTCTGGAGCAAAAACAATAT ATCTAGCTCCTGGGGGATCAGATGACTGGGTCTATGATCAAGGCATTACATATTCGTTTACCTTTGAGCTGCAGGACCGTGGGCGGTACGGCTTCCTCCTTCCTCCAAACTTGATCAATAATGCCTGCAATGAAGCTTTTGCAGGGGTCAAGACCATAGCTATGCGTGTCCTAGAGAAACTTCAATGA